In the genome of Cryptomeria japonica chromosome 8, Sugi_1.0, whole genome shotgun sequence, one region contains:
- the LOC131857479 gene encoding uncharacterized protein LOC131857479, translating to MVHLKKERLPAGKHTKFLMKKIGPCEVLKKCGENAYKISLPDGIALSPIFNVSDLYPYKGSNPQITVDEHQTDQTLQDLIPSSPNQIECILDTRVTKQTRRHTYYDYLVKWLNKPQEDATWLSRADIEKAGFTFDSIPNSRDLSSV from the coding sequence ATGGTCCATCTGAAGAAGGAGAGGCTCCCTGCAGGTAAACACACCAAGTTTctcatgaagaagattgggccttgCGAAGTGCTCAAGAAATGTGGAGAGAATGCTTACAAAATCAGTCTTCCAGATGGCATTGCCTTGTCACCTATCTTCAATGTTTCAGACTTGTATCCTTATAAAGGATCTAATCCTCAGATTACTGTAGATGAACACCAAACTGATCAGACACTTCAGGACCTGATCCCTTCATCTCCCAATCagattgagtgcattttggatacCCGGGTGACAAAACAAACTAGGAGGCATACATATTATGATTATTTGGTGAAGTGGCTCAACAAACCTCAGGAGGATGCCACTTGGCTGAGTAGGGCAGACATTGAGAAAGCAGGTTTCACATTTGACAGCATTCctaactcaagagacttgagttcagTTTGA